The DNA region AGCGCGGTAAAAAATCTCATCCTGTTAACCCAGAAACACCTCTGCAATCACGACCTGGTAATATGTAATGTATATATCTATCTTGTTTCTCTAATTATTTGACTTCACTGACTAACTCTTGATAATTAATTTCTGCAGGGGCTAGAACCTCTGATTTGGCAGTTAAGCAAAGTCCAGTTCAAGGGAAAGGTATCTCTTCACTTCTTGGTCAAGCCAGCAGCAGCAAGGCTACTCCAACAACTGCAAATCCCTTAATACCTCTTTCGTCTCCTCTTTGGAGTCTACCAACTCTCTCTGGTGATACCCTGCAATCTAGTGGTCTCACAAGAGGTTCTGTTGTGGATTATCCACAGCCGCTTGCTACATTGCATCCTTATCAATCTCCACCTGTGAGGAACTTTCTTGGACATAACACATCTTGGTTATCCCAAGCCTCCATTCGTGGACCTTGGATTAGCTCTCCAACTCCTGCGCCCAGCACCCATCTTTCTGCATCACCTGTCTTTGATACAATTAAGTTAGGTTCTGGCAAGGGATCTTCTCTGCCTCCTTCCTCGAGCATAAAGAATGTTACTCCTGGTCCTCCAGCTTCCAGTGCAGGTTTGCAAGGTATCTTTGTTGGGACTGCTTCTCTTTTGGACGTAATCAATGTGGCAGTATCACCTGCGCAGCATTCTTCAGATCCCAAGcccaagaaaaggaaaaaaggtGTGGTATCTGAAGATCTTGGCCAGAAGGCTCTGCAGTCATTGACTCCAGCAGTCAGTAACCATACATCTACTTCTTTTGCCGTTTTGACTCCTCTTGGCAATGTACCAGTTACTGCTGTTGAAAAATCAATTGTGCCTGTCTCTCCTCTAGATAATCAACCTGAAAATGATGGAAATGTTGAGAAGAGGATTCTATCAGATGAGTCTCTTATGAAAGTTAAGGAGGCTAAGGTATATGCAGAAGAAGCTTCTGCTCTTTCTGCTGCTGCTGTGAATCATAGCCTAGAGCTATGGAATCAGTTGGATAAGTATAAAAATTCTAGATTGATGCCAGATGTTGAGGCCAAATTGGCTTCGGCAGCAGTTGCAGTTGCTGCTGCTGCAGCTGTTGCAAAGGCAGCGGCTGCAGCTGCCAATGTTGCATCAAATGCTGCATTTCAAGCAAAACTGATGGCTGATGAAGCATTGATTTCTTCTGGTTATGAAAAGTCCAGCCAAAGTAACAAATTTTCTCTTTCTGAGGGTACAGGTAACTTGGGAAATGCTACCCCTGCTTCCATTTTGAAGGGTGGTGATGGCCCCAATAGTCCTATCATTGTTGCTGCGAAGGAAGCTGTTAGAAGGAGAGTCGAAGCAGCTTCAGCAGCCTCCAAAAGAGCTGAAAACATGGATGCCATTGTAAAGGCTGCTGAGCTGGCAGCAGAAGCTGTATCTCAAGCGGGAAAAGTTGTAACTATGAATGATCCCATACCATTAAGTGACTTAATAGAAGGTGGCCCAGAGGGATATTGGAAAAACCGAGTCTCTTCTCAGGAAGCTGGATTATTGAATGACTTGGCCAAAGGTCCAGTGAATATTGAGAATGTCGGAGATATTCCTGAAACTTCTCATATACATAACAGAGACATTTCATCTGGTGGTGATTCAGTTCCTATTAAGATAAACGAGAATAATTCAAGAGGTCCAAAAGGGCACAAAGTTTATGATTTAGTTAAGCCTGTTGATATGGTTTCTGGATCTGAGCCTGAAATATGGGCTCCTTCTTCCATTGTTAAAAATGGATCTGAAAATCTTGAGGAAAACAACTTCAAGGAGGGCTCTCTTGTTGAGGttgttgcatttttttttatgttgaatTAGTGAAAATAGGCAGATTAATGTCAATGGGTTCATTTTTCTGCCACCTACTATGGTGATGATCAGGCATAAGTTTTCAATTAAATTCGCGTGCATTccttacattttttaatttgttgctTTTAAATTAGATTTTTAGTTGACCCCACCTGATGGGAAAAGGCTTTGGTGATTGTTTTTGTtgcttttaaattaaaattttccgACTAATTGAAGCTATCATATGTATCAGGTTTTCAAAGATGAGGAAGGGTATAAAGCTGCATGGTTCGTTGCTAATATtttgagtttgaaggatgaTAAAGCTTTCGTATGCTACACATCGCTTGTACCTGTTGAAGGTTGGTAAAGCTTATGTATATTGTATTTTCTGAGAATGAAGTATCTTATTAACCATCCAGAAAAATTGACATGACTGTATTTCCAATTTCTGGATATTCATGGAAATTGGAATAGCCAATGGGTTTGAGGCTTTGAGCTAATTTGTGTGTACAGTTAGGAGGATTCTCTAAAAGGGGGATCATCAGAATGTTAATGCTATGTTAAAAAGCAAACTATATAACTGACTGGTATTTTCTGAATTTTTTATAAGTTAAGAAATTTGTTCAGAGTTGGGGCTCTGAAGAGTAAATAAATTTCAGATAAATCATAGAAAATTAGGTCTGTTGTCTGGGATGGCCTGTATTTATCTGGATGCCATTGAATTCCAGTGCTTTCTCTTTGAGATCTTTATTCAATAGTGTAATTTTGAGTATTAATTCACTATGCATGACAAAATTTGCTGTTTTATAGGTGCTGGGCCTTTAAAGGAATGGGTTTCACTTGAACATGATGGAGACAAACCACCCAGAATACGTACTGCTCGCCCTTTAACTAGTTTACAACATGAAGGAACAAGAAAGAGACGTAGAGCAGCTATGGGAGATTATGCATGGTCTGTTGGGGATAGAGTTGACGCATGGGTTCAAGAAAGGTATCCTTTCTGCTCAATATCTTTTTTATTAGCTTTTTATTAATGGCCATATCTTCCATACATTATTAAGCTTTTGTGTGTGGATATAGAATATAATCATTAATCACTGGCAGTTTACATATGTTCAATCATTTGTTGACTTATGAAAAATAGGGTTGTTTCATACTTTCTCCCGTTCTTCAACTATTTAGTTTTTAAGTTTTTGACAGAAGTATATTGAGTAAAGGGATTTTGGAGTATGtgtacagagagagagagatgactAAATTAGATAAATGCTAAAACGTGAACTAATtaccattaaattaaatttttagaaGCATAAATTTGTATGGACTTAAAAGTAATTTTTACCATAAAAAACTTAataggaaaatgaaagttttctAACATGGGAGCTTTTTTTATCAGCTGGCAGGAAGGAGTGATCACAGAGAAGAATAAGAAAGATGAAACGACATTGACTGTCCACTTTCCAGGTATGTATGTTATTTGATTAAACAATTTTTTGTGCTTAgcttcctttttctttctttaattttcttttaccaAATCATAGCATATCAGCATCTGATTCTTGGAAATATATAATCTGTTTGTTTTTTTGTAGGTAGCGGAGAAACATCGGTTGTTCGAGCCTGGCATCTCCATCCATCCCTTATTTGGAAGGATGGGAAATGGATTGAATCTTCCAAGGTGGAAGCAAATGACCGTTCTACACATGAGGTACTTTGTTTTGAGCTTCATATGATGTTCCAACCTTCGTGTCTGTCTGTGCTAAGATTTTATGTTTTGTACACAGGGTGATACACCAAATGAAAAACGACCGAAGATTGGTAGTAATAAAGTAGAGGTGAAAGGGAAAGTCAAGTATTCAAAAAGTAGTGATGGTGTGGAGTCAGCAAACACTGATGAGACAAGATTACTTAATTTGACTGAAAATGAGAGAGTTTTTAACATAGGTAAGAGCAGCAAGAATGAAAGTAAACAGGATCCGCACAGAATGGCGAGGACTGGTCTTCAGAAAGAAGGATCAAGAGTGATCTTTGGGGTTCCTAAGCCTggaaagaaaaggaaatttaTGGACGTGAGCCAGCATTATGTTGAACATGGGAAAAACAACATTAATGATAGAAGTGATTCAGTTAAAATTCCAAATTTATCAGGATCCCTAGTATGGAAAAACAGTTCCAGAAATGATACCAAAGAAAAACATGGAGCCTCCAAGCCCAAGACCAAGTTTGGAAAACCAGAGAGTGTTTTGGGTAGAGTGATCCCACCAAAAGACATTTCTTTGTCCAATGCATCTTCTACCACCACCGATCTGACAGGTCAAACAGAAAGGACCATGGATTCTTCAAATCATTTAAAAAGTGCTTCACAGAGTGAAAGTCAGGTGGAGAGAGCACCTGATGGAGCAACAGAAGGAGCAATCTTGTTTTCATCGCGGGCTACATCAAGGGATGCTCCTCCGACTAAAAAGGTGTCCACATCAAGAGCAAGTAAAGGAAAGCTTGCACCTGCCGGTGATAAGTTGGGCAAGGGTGAGGTGGAAAAGACTATAAATGACAACCCCTCAAAACCAACATCTGATGTTACTGCTCAACGAAGATCCAATCGCAGGATCCAGCCAACTTCAAGGGTAAGTTCTACAACAGAGTGATACACTCACAAACACATAAAATTTTAACTAGAAAgccattttcatttttcacggCCTTTGAAAAACTGCATTATATGTAAGGCTTTTTGTTTTGAATCtgatgtggtggtggtggttcttgGTGGCAGCTGTTAGAAGGATTGCAGAGCTCTTTGATCATCTCAAAGATTCCTTCATTTTCACATAATCGTAATACTTCCAAGGGTGAGCATCCATGCCTTCCTTGGTTACTAATTTCGAGTCAAGTACTTTTGTTGCCGGTTCAGTCTATTTCAATTATACACTTTAACTGATTCTGTGTAAGTTGTCACAGGTAATAATCAGGGTTGAACTGTAGGAGCTTCCAATGATGAGATGAAGTTTGGAACCAGCCCGTTGTTAGATGGCCGATGCACCAGCTTAGATgtgtatatttaattttataatagaGAACCTAGGAATGGAAATTCTTGCTTCCTTTAGGCAGTTAAGTAGATCTTGTCATATCGGTTTTAGTTTAATTTAAATGTATTTAACTCCCTTCGAATTTCTCCATGATGCATTGTTTATAGAGGTTTGATAATCAACTAGATGTGACCCATGCGTTGCGCGGGCGGATAACATGATTTGAGATCAGTTCTCTTTAAAAATGATATGCGATAATTTACTTATACATTTATCTGACATTTCAATTGTATGTTAACACATTTAGCTTAAGGttaggttcttttttttttgtcaaatagcTTAAGGTTACGTTGAAACTAGAGAAGTTTCGCATTGGTGGGTTGAACACAAAAAGTATGGCATATAAGCTTGAATATTGTAGTCCAAAATGTCTTCAGGCATTTTTGGAACCAACCGCACTATCACTTAGCCAATCATACTCTCTCAACCTAGAAGTACGTTTTTTTGTCAAACTTACAAGTATGTTTTGGAACACAAGTATTTTAATAATGTTCGTTTGTGATATTTTATCATaatttaacttttattgttGATTGTTTAATTAGGTACTTGTGATAGTAACGTTTTAaaatttggaggataaaattattaattaataattaatattagttaatattattagttttaatttttttaaatatacacCGAATCAAGCAGTTCAATTAGTGACTCACTGGTTTGACCAGCTGAGTTTTATAACATTGTGAAAAATGTTACCAACACTCACTTTAACACTCTTTTCAATACTCTTTCGTTCATTTGTTAAAATTCATGTGTTCACTAAATCATATGGgtcatatttttcaatttggtGGGGATGGGGATTTCACGAATTCTGACCAATAAAAGTTTGTTAAATGAGTGTTGGTCCCCTTTTACTTTTAGTCAAAACGGGCAAAATCATGGAACTCAATTTTGTCCCACGACAACATTACTTCTAAAGAACTTAAATACAATTCACAAACCACTTTATATCTATTAACATTTTGCAACGCGTTAATATCTCTAGGACCTAAACTGAGCCACTCACATGTGAACTGGACCCTCGATGATTTACAAATACAAATCGAGTGTGGAAATGGAGCCATTGCCCGAGCATTTCAGTTCCAATTTGACCTTCCCGATAGCGTTTACAGGCTAGGGAGCTCTAGTATTTTCCCCCCACCCCTGGTCCAAAGTCACTTACTTGATCATGTGTTGGCTCATTGAACGTGGGATTCAGCTTTTGCTGTGAGACACTCGTAATTATTGCAACGTGTTTAGGGAGACAGTATCCATGTTTGTATAGCGTTCTTCTTCATCCACATATGGTCTCTCACATATGCAAGAGTTTGGATATTCATGAAATTCACCTCGTCCCGGTCTCATCTCATCTGGCTCTCCCATAAATCCTCTTTGGCATGCCTTAACCTTTCTCGCGAAGGTATCCCACTCCATCTGATGCCTTCCCATGAACAGTGTGCTGAGCTTCTTTGCATTTGGCCTAATTGTTCTTTTGTGACCCATATATCTCCTGTTATAAACAAAGTGAAAGATTTAACAGAACGCCAAAAGTAAAaggttaaggaaaaaaaaagtttagtcAGGAAAAGCAATTACGACCCACAGGAAGCACATGGGCATGACAGCTCAAGACCCTGATCCAGCATACTTTAGCATCAAGCTTTGAATTTTCTCTTTGTTATAAAATGAAATGCAAATACAGGCTTTCAAGAAACCTCCTGAAGCAAGCTATTACAAATTTTTCtttagccaaaaaaaaaaaggaaaaaatgaaaCCAACTCACTTCTTTTTTGGTAAAAGAGGAATTTCAGTAAGGAAATTTAAATCTCCTCAATTGTTGATTATAGGGGAAAACAAATTTTGGCTGAACATTAGAACATTAATTGATTCTAGAATACAAGTATTAGCAAAGTAGTTGCCTTTTTTatcatacaagaaaagattgaCTTGAATGAACCCAACCTAATCTACTATCCATAACATATCAGATCAGGTTTTGTTATTTAGTTCAATGAAGGTGCCTAAGGTCTAAACAACATCTGAAAAATGGTCCCCACTCCGCAGTGAAGGGCATTGTCGGCTAAGCTAATAAGCAACGACTAATCTAACAAGGTTATGGTATGGGAACTATATTTGGTCATATATGATTCAACCTCAACTTTCATTGGAACTTAAGAAGGTAAGGCCCTATAACTGAACTTTGCTGAGTCCAAAATATACCAAATAAGCAATTGTTGATCCTGCTACAAGATCAACTGCTCCTCAATAATGTTCATGTCATGAGAGCTAGCGTCTAGAAGGCTAGAAGAATAGTGAGAAATATAATGTAAAATCATTCATATGTCTTTGTCCAATTAAAGGAACCagccaagaagaagaaaactggTAGTATTATTCAGTATAGAAAACTACAAGATGCTCTGAGTAATCAGAGAGTCCTAGGCACCTAGCTCCTCTCCCTAAAGCCCAATTACCAAATGTTTCAAAAAGATGATAACTCTCTGTAACTAACTCTCAAACTAAGTGAACTcccttaactaactaactaaaccCTGGGACGATGCGGGTACCTATCGttcaacagcttaagctttggGGTAGTTGGTTCATAACATAGCCAGAGCTTCTATGaccaagtggtctagagttTGATCCTTGTTACccccattattctaataaaaaaatgaattacaGCACAAGGTAAATGTGTTTGTCCATTGTTTACGCCGCTTCAAGCCCAGTGAGCTCTTGTGTGAgtgagaaatataatataaaaccattcatgtgtttCACTCAATAACTTAAGCTTTTGAAGACATTGTCTGTACCTGAATCCTGAACCAATTTTAACCCAGTCTATATCCTCTACACTGTTTCTTTCCACAATTCTAAAGTTCATTAGAGAATCTATCTTAATTTTTCTACAAGATTGCTAGCGAACAAGTATTGAGTAAATTACAATAAGTTTTCCCAACTTCAAGCCAAACCACAGCTCTCCCACATGTTCTCAAAATAGCTTAATAGTAAATAATGCAACACTAGGCACTTCATAATGGAACAATCATAGTTATAATTTTAGTTATTCCATTACTAGATGAAGATAATCCTTTCTTGATTGTGTTTAATGTGATTTTTAGAAGCCAGGGAGTCTGTTGATGAACTAAACAAACATAATGAGAACATCAGAGCAATTTTATATAGTCTTACCTTCGACCTGCAAGAATCTTGGCCATGTTACCATTGTTGTTAGTGATAAATACATCACTTTCATCACAAACAATGTAGTCAACAGCAGCAAGGCGGGATGAGAATTGAAGGAAAGGTTTCAGCTCTTCGTTAGCAAGCATCTCCTTTGTATACATGTTAGGGAAAAGATCTTTCAGAGGCTGCATAGTCTCATCCCCACCATATATTTCTCCTGATGCAACATAGAGGTATGTGTCATTTCTAAAACCAAGTGCCCTCAGCATCAAACCTACTTCATGAGGAGTAAGAGGACATTTGCCTCGCTTCCGTTCTCCATCTGGGCTTAAATCCTGTTTTGCCATTAAAAATAATTAGCCTCAAATTTGAGAAGTATTATGTTAGGACCCGAAAATCCTAACGTGGAGAAACGATAGAGAAAATAGGGAAAATGGGAATATTTTtggtattttattataaaagactggaaaataaagatagataagaaCTAAGAGGCTGGTTCCCCTTAGAACCAAGAGGCTGGTTCCTCTACAATAGGGCTGGTTCCCTTTACAACTCAATAATAATTTAATCCATAACTCTAACCTAAGGAGGgcactcctatttataataactaatCCTAATATAATTAATCCTAACATATTATATGGAAAAATAATCAGGTTATGTGTCACGAAAGAATGCAGGTTTCAaccaggcttgttaatagcgcgctatagcgcGCAATAGCCTATAGCGTAGCGGCCTGGGGGTTCaccgctactccactattcaccgctatTTGCGCTATTTTCCGCTATAGCGCCGCAATAGCGCTCgaaatagcgttttttgggcttgccgctacactacgctatccgccattaacaaccctggtTTCAACACCTTCAGAAAGTCAGCGCAGTTAAGAAAGGACAAAATGTCATTTCTTACTAGTTGAATGACTAAGATTTTATCACTAGAACTTAGAAGTCAATAGAAAGTAGTCTTACAGGTAACGTTGTCCACCTTTTTCTGATTTCACCAAGCTCATGTCTTTCTTTTTCTCCCCCACCAAAATAACAGCCTGAAAATGCTAGCATATCTGGTTCAAACCTGTCATAAATCAATCACGAATGCTGTTGTTAGTGGCAACTACCATGGAACCCCCTTGCATCCCAAATACTTTTGAAtgaaacaacaacaagaaactgTTATTAACTTATTGCTATTATTGAGTTGCATGAGAAAGTTGAATTTGAGAGGTCCCCTTCCGAAACCCCCCAACGTAGAAGTAAACAAATACTTCCAATTCAACATTTTGAAATAGTTCAAACAGTTATAATGATTCCAAATCTCAGACAATGTAAAGAAGTTGTGAAAAGGGAAACATCAAAGAAACCTCAAATGGACTGCTATAAAACGGTTTGCCATCTTTCGCATTCTGACAACAAGTTTTTCACCAAGTTCTTGTATAGGTTTTGTAAATCTCAAAGCATGAAAATTAACACGGCAACGTAGTTTCTGTAGCTCATCATCAAGGTTACTTGCAAGTCTATAGTCAAACTTG from Lotus japonicus ecotype B-129 chromosome 2, LjGifu_v1.2 includes:
- the LOC130741048 gene encoding uncharacterized threonine-rich GPI-anchored glycoprotein PJ4664.02-like isoform X4 — encoded protein: MDYDDNDFQGQNLHLAGEGSAKFPPVLRPYALSKFDFDENLQANVRFDSFVESETFLGIESNEDHQWIDAYSRGGSGIEFNSNPTASCSISRHDNVWSEATSSESVEMLLKSVGQEEYIPRQTSIQQLDAFDELACLAKQMDSNSKLDDKNEFKDNVADLQPPDVTHTSCSALKEDVRMEQSQAGVSRSHEGEPSLDVCQNIDIPLSEGNPTPFTDDKSNSTNQREVETVIDDSHPGKTLDDSSAFVVQTNSTESSMRNVGDEQQGPLQTLTNDEDLEYSVVNKEAVVDPRTVDGNAVEGNAHHPDNSFCSFPTEETLEGTSAVEGLETRLGSLEDSLRAGSVPVSELQKAERSSEDNCSFDVSRDSGNEDVNLLKDVVMDDQSVLNTCESPKVSIKDDSVYEKQVVEVSNSDGETCPNLQQNVDAVEKKTFSGSSVMKENELLSTGDPMDAEILSNKSETPMVTAEENNFSIVVEGNSDNRVGSVSSFGVVASLAKSTVLGVVSSPLSADSRETELTPSTVSINVIPSNNSELLRDTASGYLHDVGACSAVKIGESQGTIDDKVIKECTKEIGVPPVLCESSEKQGDDLPVSITKDDKETLNENDDKSSPKKLGDILLGNEGPIASAPLPVSCVELHETGSFPADSTFNPSSALGSPSQTEKDESEAKASANQTLPVSDLKNSGANNTLPAAQDLKGNAASKDKRNSTPELNSVVDLSQKEIADVNTEDDGKRQSVPASATNNATTAVEGSPSTSGLCPSKTKTVENVSLGNSPISGGVVARSASKATPERKPRRSYNKKAGKESSKRGSRLKDTTPARQSERGDKSTKVSLSPPPGFQLMQSNEGKQYGPIDSNSRKSHTLVNTSTAGLPDLNTSASTPVSFHQPFTDLQQVQLRAQIFVYGALIQGIVPDEAYMISAFGGPDGGRSIWENGWHACMEKQRGKKSHPVNPETPLQSRPGARTSDLAVKQSPVQGKGISSLLGQASSSKATPTTANPLIPLSSPLWSLPTLSGDTLQSSGLTRGSVVDYPQPLATLHPYQSPPVRNFLGHNTSWLSQASIRGPWISSPTPAPSTHLSASPVFDTIKLGSGKGSSLPPSSSIKNVTPGPPASSAGLQGIFVGTASLLDVINVAVSPAQHSSDPKPKKRKKGVVSEDLGQKALQSLTPAVSNHTSTSFAVLTPLGNVPVTAVEKSIVPVSPLDNQPENDGNVEKRILSDESLMKVKEAKVYAEEASALSAAAVNHSLELWNQLDKYKNSRLMPDVEAKLASAAVAVAAAAAVAKAAAAAANVASNAAFQAKLMADEALISSGYEKSSQSNKFSLSEGTGNLGNATPASILKGGDGPNSPIIVAAKEAVRRRVEAASAASKRAENMDAIVKAAELAAEAVSQAGKVVTMNDPIPLSDLIEGGPEGYWKNRVSSQEAGLLNDLAKGPVNIENVGDIPETSHIHNRDISSGGDSVPIKINENNSRGPKGHKVYDLVKPVDMVSGSEPEIWAPSSIVKNGSENLEENNFKEGSLVEVFKDEEGYKAAWFVANILSLKDDKAFVCYTSLVPVEGAGPLKEWVSLEHDGDKPPRIRTARPLTSLQHEGTRKRRRAAMGDYAWSVGDRVDAWVQESWQEGVITEKNKKDETTLTVHFPGSGETSVVRAWHLHPSLIWKDGKWIESSKVEANDRSTHEGDTPNEKRPKIGSNKVEVKGKVKYSKSSDGVESANTDETRLLNLTENERVFNIGKSSKNESKQDPHRMARTGLQKEGSRVIFGVPKPGKKRKFMDVSQHYVEHGKNNINDRSDSVKIPNLSGSLVWKNSSRNDTKEKHGASKPKTKFGKPESVLGRVIPPKDISLSNASSTTTDLTGQTERTMDSSNHLKSASQSESQVERAPDGATEGAILFSSRATSRDAPPTKKVSTSRASKGKLAPAGDKLGKGEVEKTINDNPSKPTSDVTAQRRSNRRIQPTSRLLEGLQSSLIISKIPSFSHNRNTSKGNNQG
- the LOC130741048 gene encoding uncharacterized protein LOC130741048 isoform X2, with the translated sequence MDYDDNDFQGQNLHLAGEGSAKFPPVLRPYALSKFDFDENLQANVRFDSFVESETFLGIESNEDHQWIDAYSRGGSGIEFNSNPTASCSISRHDNVWSEATSSESVEMLLKSVGQEEYIPRQTSIQQLDAFDELACLAKQMDSNSKLDDKNEFKDNVADLQPPDVTHTSCSALKEDVRMEQSQAGVSRSHEGEPSLDVCQNIDIPLSEGNPTPFTDDKSNSTNQREVETVIDDSHPGKTLDDSSAFVVQTNSTESSMRNVGDEQQGPLQTLTNDEDLEYSVVNKEAVVDPRTVDGNAVEGNAHHPDNSFCSFPTEETLEGTSAVEGLETRLGSLEDSLRAGSVPVSELQKAERSSEDNCSFDVSRDSGNEDVNLLKDVVMDDQSVLNTCESPKVSIKDDSVYEKQVVEVSNSDGETCPNLQQNVDAVEKKTFSGSSVMKENELLSTGDPMDAEILSNKSETPMVTAEENNFSIVVEGNSDNRVGSVSSFGVVASLAKSTVLGELTQICVNKKPDKHSDHENFDQDAPVSDQENKKIPSDSSQMHCDVAQSHVVIGVVSSPLSADSRETELTPSTVSINVIPSNNSASGYLHDVGACSAVKIGESQGTIDDKVIKECTKEIGVPPVLCESSEKQGDDLPVSITKDDKETLNENDDKSSPKKLGDILLGNEGPIASAPLPVSCVELHETGSFPADSTFNPSSALGSPSQTEKDESEAKASANQTLPVSDLKNSGANNTLPAAQDLKGNAASKDKRNSTPELNSVVDLSQKEIADVNTEDDGKRQSVPASATNNATTAVEGSPSTSGLCPSKTKTVENVSLGNSPISGGVVARSASKATPERKPRRSYNKKAGKESSKRGSRLKDTTPARQSERGDKSTKVSLSPPPGFQLMQSNEGKQYGPIDSNSRKSHTLVNTSTAGLPDLNTSASTPVSFHQPFTDLQQVQLRAQIFVYGALIQGIVPDEAYMISAFGGPDGGRSIWENGWHACMEKQRGKKSHPVNPETPLQSRPGARTSDLAVKQSPVQGKGISSLLGQASSSKATPTTANPLIPLSSPLWSLPTLSGDTLQSSGLTRGSVVDYPQPLATLHPYQSPPVRNFLGHNTSWLSQASIRGPWISSPTPAPSTHLSASPVFDTIKLGSGKGSSLPPSSSIKNVTPGPPASSAGLQGIFVGTASLLDVINVAVSPAQHSSDPKPKKRKKGVVSEDLGQKALQSLTPAVSNHTSTSFAVLTPLGNVPVTAVEKSIVPVSPLDNQPENDGNVEKRILSDESLMKVKEAKVYAEEASALSAAAVNHSLELWNQLDKYKNSRLMPDVEAKLASAAVAVAAAAAVAKAAAAAANVASNAAFQAKLMADEALISSGYEKSSQSNKFSLSEGTGNLGNATPASILKGGDGPNSPIIVAAKEAVRRRVEAASAASKRAENMDAIVKAAELAAEAVSQAGKVVTMNDPIPLSDLIEGGPEGYWKNRVSSQEAGLLNDLAKGPVNIENVGDIPETSHIHNRDISSGGDSVPIKINENNSRGPKGHKVYDLVKPVDMVSGSEPEIWAPSSIVKNGSENLEENNFKEGSLVEVFKDEEGYKAAWFVANILSLKDDKAFVCYTSLVPVEGAGPLKEWVSLEHDGDKPPRIRTARPLTSLQHEGTRKRRRAAMGDYAWSVGDRVDAWVQESWQEGVITEKNKKDETTLTVHFPGSGETSVVRAWHLHPSLIWKDGKWIESSKVEANDRSTHEGDTPNEKRPKIGSNKVEVKGKVKYSKSSDGVESANTDETRLLNLTENERVFNIGKSSKNESKQDPHRMARTGLQKEGSRVIFGVPKPGKKRKFMDVSQHYVEHGKNNINDRSDSVKIPNLSGSLVWKNSSRNDTKEKHGASKPKTKFGKPESVLGRVIPPKDISLSNASSTTTDLTGQTERTMDSSNHLKSASQSESQVERAPDGATEGAILFSSRATSRDAPPTKKVSTSRASKGKLAPAGDKLGKGEVEKTINDNPSKPTSDVTAQRRSNRRIQPTSRLLEGLQSSLIISKIPSFSHNRNTSKGNNQG